From the Struthio camelus isolate bStrCam1 chromosome 19, bStrCam1.hap1, whole genome shotgun sequence genome, the window CCCTTGGGTGAGGGCATTTGGAGACTGCAGTAGGTTTCTCTAACCTAGCTCTGAAATCCTGAAAGCACTCAGGATTTTTGCTTGGTCAAGTGGGAATTACTGTTATAATCAAATTTCAAACAAAGCAAGTGACTCACAAACAGCAGGATGTTTCAGTGGGCTCCCCTTTCCCCTCGCAAGGTAAAAGGAAGTCTCAATAACTGAAAGAATGGCCCTTCAGGTAGAGGAACACAAAGTACTCCTCTTATAAAGCAAAGAGCTCCTAACTTGGGGGTTCCAGTTTACAGAGGAGTGCCAGGACAGCAGGAAACAGAGAACTGCTCGCTCTTAAACGGCAAACTTCAAGCAGACGCATCAAACCAGAGAACAAACTACGGCCAACAATTCGACAACCCCAATACAACGTGTTCTTCATGCTGCAGGTTGGAAATCCTTCCCAAGAGATTCCAGAAGGCTCTCAAACTGCTTTAAGATCTCACTTTAATCCCTTGCTTGCTCTCTCCAAAACCATACCGGAAAAGCAGTGACATACAAAACCCAAGCAAATGATATTCAAGGAGCACATCACGCAGCCACATTTCAACTGGATCATGTCGGAAGAGGCCAGTACCTTGCAGCACGGTTTGACGATCAAATAGCTCTTCCCTGTGTAGTTGTCAGCCTTTCCTTCCTCAGCTACTCATATAGCAGCTCATTTCCTCGGGAGAACATTAAAAACGCGTCCTCTCCAGGAAAGTTCCCACCCCAAGAAATTCCAATCGTAAAGCTAAATAAGTTTTCTTCTTTAAGTTCGTCACTTATCCCCGGAACAGTAATAAAAAACCTAGTTTCAGCCGCATgaacagaaatgctgttttccaCAGCGCATGTTGATCCACACTGCTGTCAGCACACTCGCCCAACTAGGTTAAGCACACACCACCCGTTAAAGAAAGCCACTGTACAGGAACAGCCACAACCAGCAAGCTAACCGGCTCCCAGGAGCACAGCTTGAACCGCAGCCCCTGGCCAAGCAGCAGGAACCCTGCGTCGTTCCGAGAGGAAGGAGCACGGAAGAGGAGAAATGCTGAAAGGCAGGATACCTTCTTGAGGAACGTTGCCACGGTTTCTCGCTTTGTGGCTGTGATGCGCTTCACCCCTTCTGGGGACTGCACACGGATTATCTGCGGGGGTTAAGGAGACAGCCTGAGTTAGTGGCCAGCTGACAAAGAGCCCACCCCGTGCTGCCAGTTCGTTTATTCAGGGTTGAATTATGCATGCACAATGCAGACCACCCCCCACATCCCAACCCAaccactccctcctcctgcttttaATAGCGCTCTTCTTAAGAGTACAAACATACAGGGAAGTAATTTGTGCACTGCACTATGGTATATGACCAATGTTTGCATGCTACAGGGCGAATTACTCTAGTATGCGAGACGCTGCGAGAAGCTGTCATTATAAAAACACTAACGTTGCGTTTTTGTCAAAGCTTTGACCTCAGACGTGGAATTACACTTTCAGAAAGAGAAGGTGAATCAGAGCCTCTACGAGAGCAGTTTATTCACTGCCTGTACAACAAACACCGGCCTAACCGGCGTGAAGGGGCACCTACGCTGTCGTTACGTTTAACGTCTCATGGAGAGATTACGAGAACAGAGCCAAAAGGCACAGGCTGTAACTGCGAGACGCGTAACAACGCTTCTGCTGCGGCCCTAGATCACAAATGGGACAAAGTGGCAATCTTGGGGGAAAAAGGCCAGGGATAAACCTCGGCAGAGCAACAAGCCGGGGCCGGGAAGCTGCGAGCATAAACGCCGCCGTCCTCACGCTCCCGAGGGCCGCATCAAAGCGgcgaggaaggaagggagggaaggagagccccgggggggggggggcgcggcgggggctccCGGCAGAGATAACAAATCTCtccgctccgggcccggcccgaCGGCCCCGGGACGCCTGGGAGTTCAGGCGCCGctcggcgggcggccgcggcccgccgggAGGCCCCGCGGCTcggggggccgggccaggccgcggggcgggcggggacccGGCCCAGCCCAAGGGGGCCCCGCGCGGGCggcccgggagcggcggcggcggcagcggccccacAGGAATCTGCTGCCTCATcgcccctccccccggccccgccgccccggcccggccccactcACGATCGTCTCCGCCATGGCGCGGCCCGCCGTGCCCCACGgcccgctctgctctgctccgcgCCGCCCCAGTCCCGGCTCCGGTCCCGGCTCCGGTCCCGGCTCCGGTCCCGGCccgaagccgccgccgccgccgcccggacccggccgcgccgcccgctgcctccgccgccgccgccggccgcgccgcgcgccccgccaACAACGTTCCGCGGCGCGATGGTTCctagggccggggcggggcggtgcgCCGCGCCCGCCTTCCCCCGCCTGCCTCGGTGCCACGCGGGCAGCGCTTCCCCCCGGCAACGGCGCCCGGCGCACCGTTCCGCCGCACcaatcccccccccaacccctccacgGGGCTGGCATTCCCCGCAGTGTCCCCGTCACCGGCCTGACatcgcccccgccgccgcagagcggggagggggaaggtcggggcgatcccccccccccaggagccttTCCAGGCCCTCATTAGCCAAGCCTGCTAATGAGGCCGGCTCagggggtgggggctgcagctgcaccagggcCGGGGGGCCCACGAGTGGGCTCAGCTGTGcggcgtggggaggggggaaacggGGCGCCGCAGCCCTATTTAACCCCGGGGACGCAGCCCCTCCTGTGATGGGAGCGTGACTGTGGGGtgaggctggaggagcaggaTGGTGCTGAGCGGCGAGTGGCTCTCCCGGCTCTTCGGCCCCCGCGGCGAGAGCAGCCGGCTGCTGCCCGAGGTGACGCCGCCAGGGCGTCCCTGACCCGCTCTGTCGGGCCAGGCCCGGAGCCACCCGCGTCCCCCGGCCGTGGGGCTGGCGTGGCCCCGCGTGCCGCTCCGGCAGCCCCTCGGCGAGCGGCTCTTCTCTCTCCCTACGCaggcctcccggctggtggagctgCCCTTTTCCTCCTCCGATGATGATGACGATGATGAAGGCTCCCTGTGCTcgccggccggggaggcgggcCGGCCGGTCCCGCCGCAGCCCAGCGCCTCGGGCCGCTGCGTGAAGTACCTGGCCTTGACCTGGaacctgctcttcctcctgctggggctgctggcgctggcggccgggctcggggggcTGCTGGCCCGGGGCCGGCCGGTGGGtgagggccgggggccgccgggctccgaggcggcggcggcggcggcaccgctggcgctggcggggctgggggccagcGCGGTGTCGCTGGCCGGCTGCCTGGGCGCCCTGTGcgccagcccctgcctgctgcgcTTCTTCGTGGGCGCCGCGGGGGCCTTGGCCGGGCTGGAGGTGCTGGCGGGGCTGCTGGTGtacgcggcgcggcgccgcctgcGCAACGCCCTGCGCGACGCcttgctcctctgcctcctgcgcTACCCGcaggagcccgacctgcgcgtcCTGGTGGATGAGGTGCAGCGCAGCCTCCGCTGCTGCGGCCTCGGCTCCTACCGCGACTGGGAGAGCAACCCGTGAGTCGCCGGCTGGGGCTCTGGGGTGCATCGCGCCGGTGCGCGACCGGCGGGTTGCAACCCGGCGGGAGGAAGGTTTGCAAGACCGGCGGTGACCCGAGCGCTTCTCCTTGTGCATCCCGCAGGTACTTCAACTGCAGCGCGCCGGGAGCGCAGGCCTGCAGCGTCCCGGCCTCCTGCTGCCTGGACCCGCGGCACAACGGctccgccgccagcgcccagTGCGCCCTCGGGGCCCTGCGcctgggcgaggcggcggccCGGAGCGTCGTACACATGGGGGGCTGCGTGGCCCAGCTCGGCGCCTGGCTCCGCGGCCAGGCGGGCGCCATCGCGGCCGGCACGGCCgtgctggtgctggtggaggCGGCCGGTGCGCTCATGGCGCTGAAGATGCTCAGGGACATCGCGCCCAGGCCGGCGCGGGAGTGAGGACGCGCCGGCCGCCCGCTTGGCGCTGGCACCGGCCGGGCTTCCCCATCAGCCGTGCCGGTGCGGTGCACGGGGCTCTGCCCTCCCTTGGTGCATGGAGCAGGCTGATGCAGCCCAGAATAAAGCTCTGCAGAGgctcgacccccccccccccccgggcatccGCCCTGTCCCGGTGCTGTGTTCACCCATCGCTCTCCCGCGtgcgcagctcctgctgccccggctCTCCCGCAGCAGACCTGTCCCGCCGCCAGCCTGGCCCTccctgggcaggggcagcacCGCGGGGGGACGTGCACctgctgggggtcctggggggggccaCCCTGGCCCTAAGGAGCCTATGCCACTCACCAAGCCGGCTTGCCGGCCATCCCGGGGGCTGCGACAGCCCCGTCCGCCCTGGGGAAGGGGCGTTTCCCGCACCGTGCGGCGAGCCGGTGCCAGCCCAGCACCCCGCGCCGCACCTCCGCTCAGCCCAAGCCACCACACCGGACTCCCACGCTCGTTCTCTgtgttttaattagcattttcctGGGCTGGGCCCTGCCGTGGGGACAGGGGTGGCTTCTACCTAGGTAGCGCTAGGGGCGCGGGGAGGGTGGCGgtggccgcgccgcggccgcctagATGATGCCGTACTGCGCCAGCTCGTGGAGCTCCAGGTGGCTGAAGGCTTCCCAGGGGCAGATCACGGTGATGTCTGCAGAGGAGCGAGAGGCCGGgtcagcgccggcccggcccggccgcgggggccgagccccgctgcccggccgcggcaCAGCGGGGACGGCAGCTGCCTTACCTGTTCCCAGCCCCTCCATGCCGGGGATGTCATCGCCAAACCTGCAAGGAGAGACAGCGCCTGGACCCCGTGCCGGCCCCGTTCGCGCCGGGCTGGCGCGGCCGGCGGCACCGCGGCGTTCCCGGGGCTCGGCCCCACTCACCCCTGCACCCCCTTTTTGGGGGGCTTGCTCTTGAACTGCCTCGTCTGCCTCTGCTTGAACTTGGGGGGCCCCTTGCGGGGGGTGGCGGGTCCCCCCGTCACCCTCGTGGCCGACTTGATCTCCGGTTTGAGGGGCTCCAGGCTCATGGCTGcgctggggccggccggccgcccccgggtCGCGCTGTCCCTGCGGCTCCGGCGCTGGGCACGGGACGGCTCGTCACGCCTGCGGAGGGGCACGgatggggggcaccggggggctgcAGCTgtcccgggcgccggccccaggcTTGCTGCGGCTGGAGCCGTCGCGGCGGGTGGCAGGGACCCAGCGCCCCGGCTGCCAcccgctcccgccccggggcccctcggCCGCTGCTGATCCGCTTTCCGGGCTGCCCGGCCGAGAGCTCCCTCCCGGCAACCTTGACTTAGCCCAGCTCGGCACCTGCTAATCCCCTTACCCCAAAGGCATCGAAGGGCGTCCGCGGGGGCACCCCGAGCCCCGTCCCTCGCCCCCCGCGGATGCCAGGCTGG encodes:
- the TSPAN10 gene encoding tetraspanin-10 — protein: MVLSGEWLSRLFGPRGESSRLLPEASRLVELPFSSSDDDDDDEGSLCSPAGEAGRPVPPQPSASGRCVKYLALTWNLLFLLLGLLALAAGLGGLLARGRPVGEGRGPPGSEAAAAAAPLALAGLGASAVSLAGCLGALCASPCLLRFFVGAAGALAGLEVLAGLLVYAARRRLRNALRDALLLCLLRYPQEPDLRVLVDEVQRSLRCCGLGSYRDWESNPYFNCSAPGAQACSVPASCCLDPRHNGSAASAQCALGALRLGEAAARSVVHMGGCVAQLGAWLRGQAGAIAAGTAVLVLVEAAGALMALKMLRDIAPRPARE
- the PDE6G gene encoding retinal rod rhodopsin-sensitive cGMP 3',5'-cyclic phosphodiesterase subunit gamma isoform X2, producing MSLEPLKPEIKSATRVTGGPATPRKGPPKFKQRQTRQFKSKPPKKGVQGFGDDIPGMEGLGTDITVICPWEAFSHLELHELAQYGII
- the PDE6G gene encoding retinal rod rhodopsin-sensitive cGMP 3',5'-cyclic phosphodiesterase subunit gamma isoform X1; translation: MRRDEPSRAQRRSRRDSATRGRPAGPSAAMSLEPLKPEIKSATRVTGGPATPRKGPPKFKQRQTRQFKSKPPKKGVQGFGDDIPGMEGLGTDITVICPWEAFSHLELHELAQYGII